From Roseburia hominis, the proteins below share one genomic window:
- a CDS encoding LamG-like jellyroll fold domain-containing protein: MNYPYYSFQMRTAGPSNAFSDMPAGISFAGDSAYSIAAWIYMKDYAGMKEVISQGDDFTFGVDDQQLLIRLNGNVIATSKNVVTSEEWHYIAIVFDILGYRFYCDGEFLTFVSGNGNTVSLSGNLIIGRNLNGYIRNAVLYSSALTPDDLKNYMFSVKNAAAYYDFTSNPAIEHVNNLKINYDGLADIVKTATAAMFKNQGYLKIESGSKANPGGNINVPYTIQAWIYLDASDSTGCCTILHNTNIGNDTGVLFTVERELNDKGDAEFYLCLRHGMFTYESNFLKSTTPIPQKQWVNVAAVFEKATCRIYIDNSLALLKSGLLPIPSELDDPICYIGSKVNGGTENGTDVFEGAISRIDIWDKALSEDELIEFSKKLPDTASDGNNPKDAFFFQNSFVDLIDFIPAGRMRGVYLGMTEPEATQKGEHEGGMDDSASENPYTDMEIPNELRTIAIQKYLEQHQKVNGTVIEAVPEHFFAVDHFEKDEKIYFVIHLAKESYIVSDMVKNDDDPDSEYILWMTELIIIVVGGICFILFGLSPASGQAIVGYIRQNIVNIPSLGSIFMGATEKNVAAKCIDFILELYHQNVLKALLRVMFSVNLFTVIKIGIILIARALGGVVSLLAEIASLAVTVALHLAKHSSTPFALEEITFHSTSNTVGSIMCSDSDLSDLAEAEWRKRRNIAYPLLYCITDIYNNTANNPTVKKITVKIKLNIQSDYVGKAFVRAIDRTAGDESLGNSNEVSIKLNGYKQETQFLSVDFPAHTIRSAVNSFQLVLEWQVKLENKDDWIRLAVSQNTVYVIPRLPDVPWIGSTLPCIPFIELSYPWVKGASTCEEIAGRITSKINSMHDVFSYETMRGAPRYVSGAAGVDYNRLLNDLQNSGTLSVPVKINCSDCACMVAIFSNLWGCTLRVRRMEGKGGVGFKLNKVIAIGTGSWGLPFKGGFRFHAVAANFDYKISKPSDKDLMVYDACLEYDNRDTPWDNADDAQRVPFLPVNVPFSTLSAIPPLPMPAAPENSYREHLAANRKDGIGICNMRANVYNPYFKSNANRQISVSQEIRDYYKYDKWASAEACGQSAFYKPDSMIQFDEYKLIETSAYLGIAGSYHNRYIHDDIPENTIELIVVPCSEPGMAHEVMLQMLSSISSSDLKLTEPDGVFANASVLFTSQNESGSVKMTCIGNLFLTIITGGQVDSEQIGSILRNRCI, translated from the coding sequence ATGAATTATCCTTATTATTCTTTTCAGATGAGAACTGCAGGTCCAAGCAATGCGTTTTCGGATATGCCTGCAGGAATATCTTTTGCTGGTGATTCTGCATATTCCATTGCAGCGTGGATATACATGAAGGACTATGCCGGGATGAAGGAAGTAATTTCTCAGGGAGACGATTTTACTTTTGGTGTGGACGATCAGCAGCTTTTGATTCGACTGAACGGAAATGTTATAGCGACATCGAAGAATGTTGTTACGAGCGAAGAGTGGCATTATATTGCAATTGTTTTTGATATATTAGGTTATCGGTTTTACTGTGATGGTGAGTTTTTGACATTTGTTAGTGGGAACGGAAATACGGTATCTTTATCCGGGAATCTGATTATTGGTCGGAACCTGAATGGATATATCAGAAACGCCGTACTTTATTCTTCAGCTTTAACGCCTGATGATTTAAAGAATTATATGTTCAGTGTTAAGAATGCTGCCGCATATTATGATTTCACTTCAAATCCTGCAATTGAGCATGTAAATAACCTGAAAATTAATTATGACGGTCTGGCGGATATTGTAAAGACAGCTACAGCTGCTATGTTTAAAAATCAGGGGTATCTAAAAATTGAAAGCGGCAGTAAAGCAAATCCCGGCGGCAATATTAATGTACCTTATACGATTCAGGCGTGGATCTATCTGGATGCCTCTGATTCTACCGGCTGCTGTACCATTCTTCATAACACAAATATCGGAAATGATACCGGCGTGCTTTTCACTGTCGAACGTGAATTGAACGATAAGGGAGACGCTGAATTTTATTTGTGTCTGCGGCATGGAATGTTTACATATGAATCAAACTTTCTGAAAAGTACTACGCCAATTCCTCAAAAACAGTGGGTAAACGTTGCGGCAGTATTTGAGAAAGCTACATGTAGGATATATATTGATAATAGCCTTGCGCTTTTAAAATCCGGGCTTTTGCCCATTCCTTCAGAACTTGATGATCCGATATGTTATATAGGCTCTAAGGTAAACGGTGGTACGGAAAACGGTACCGATGTGTTTGAGGGAGCAATTTCAAGGATTGATATCTGGGACAAGGCACTTTCAGAGGATGAATTAATTGAATTTTCCAAAAAGCTTCCGGACACTGCTTCGGATGGAAATAATCCGAAAGATGCATTTTTCTTCCAGAACAGCTTTGTTGATCTGATCGATTTTATTCCTGCCGGTCGAATGCGCGGAGTTTATCTTGGCATGACAGAGCCGGAAGCTACGCAAAAAGGTGAGCATGAGGGAGGCATGGATGATTCTGCTTCGGAAAATCCGTATACCGATATGGAGATTCCCAATGAACTTCGTACAATTGCGATTCAGAAGTATCTGGAGCAGCATCAGAAGGTCAATGGTACGGTGATTGAAGCCGTACCGGAACATTTCTTTGCAGTCGATCATTTTGAGAAGGACGAAAAAATATATTTTGTTATTCATCTGGCAAAAGAATCCTATATAGTTTCAGATATGGTGAAAAATGATGACGATCCGGATAGTGAATACATTCTTTGGATGACTGAGCTTATCATCATTGTTGTTGGAGGCATTTGTTTTATCCTGTTCGGATTAAGTCCCGCTTCCGGACAGGCAATCGTTGGTTATATTCGTCAGAATATTGTGAATATACCGAGCCTGGGATCAATATTCATGGGCGCGACAGAGAAAAATGTAGCAGCCAAATGTATCGACTTTATTCTGGAACTGTATCATCAAAATGTGCTTAAAGCGCTTTTGCGCGTTATGTTTTCTGTGAACTTATTTACAGTCATCAAAATCGGTATTATTTTGATTGCCAGAGCTTTAGGCGGCGTTGTGAGCTTACTGGCAGAAATTGCCTCGCTTGCGGTTACTGTCGCACTTCATCTTGCAAAACATTCAAGTACTCCGTTTGCACTTGAAGAGATTACCTTTCATTCAACCTCCAATACAGTCGGCTCAATTATGTGCAGCGACTCCGATTTGTCCGATTTGGCTGAAGCAGAATGGAGAAAACGAAGAAATATCGCTTATCCATTGTTGTATTGCATAACAGACATATATAATAATACTGCTAATAATCCAACGGTAAAGAAAATTACTGTAAAGATAAAGCTGAATATACAAAGCGATTATGTCGGCAAGGCATTTGTCAGGGCTATAGATAGAACTGCAGGTGACGAAAGCCTTGGAAACAGCAATGAAGTGTCTATAAAATTGAATGGATATAAACAGGAAACGCAGTTTCTCTCAGTTGATTTTCCCGCACACACAATCAGGTCGGCGGTTAATTCATTTCAGCTTGTTCTGGAGTGGCAGGTAAAATTGGAAAATAAAGACGATTGGATACGGCTTGCCGTATCCCAAAATACAGTTTATGTCATCCCCAGACTGCCCGATGTGCCTTGGATTGGCAGTACATTGCCCTGCATTCCGTTTATTGAGCTTTCCTATCCTTGGGTCAAAGGAGCAAGTACATGCGAAGAGATTGCCGGACGAATTACGTCTAAGATAAATTCAATGCATGATGTTTTTTCCTATGAAACCATGCGCGGCGCACCAAGGTATGTTTCTGGTGCGGCAGGAGTTGATTATAACAGGCTTTTAAATGATTTACAGAATTCAGGAACTCTATCTGTTCCTGTTAAAATCAATTGTTCAGATTGTGCATGCATGGTAGCAATATTTAGTAATTTATGGGGCTGCACGCTTAGAGTCAGACGAATGGAAGGAAAAGGCGGCGTAGGATTTAAGCTTAACAAAGTAATTGCAATCGGTACCGGAAGCTGGGGCTTACCATTTAAGGGTGGTTTTAGGTTTCATGCGGTTGCCGCCAACTTCGATTATAAAATCTCTAAACCAAGTGACAAAGATTTAATGGTTTATGATGCGTGTCTGGAATATGATAACAGGGATACGCCATGGGATAATGCCGATGATGCTCAAAGAGTACCGTTTCTTCCTGTTAATGTGCCATTTTCAACGCTATCTGCTATCCCGCCGCTGCCAATGCCGGCAGCTCCCGAAAATTCATACAGAGAACACCTGGCGGCAAACAGGAAGGATGGAATAGGTATCTGCAATATGAGAGCTAATGTGTATAATCCGTATTTTAAGAGCAATGCCAACAGACAGATAAGTGTATCTCAGGAAATAAGGGATTATTACAAATATGATAAATGGGCTTCTGCTGAAGCATGTGGTCAATCTGCTTTTTATAAGCCAGATTCAATGATTCAATTTGATGAATATAAGCTGATAGAAACAAGTGCATATTTAGGTATAGCCGGTTCCTATCATAACAGATACATTCATGATGACATTCCTGAAAATACCATTGAACTGATTGTTGTTCCGTGCAGTGAACCAGGTATGGCTCATGAGGTAATGCTTCAAATGCTGAGTAGTATTTCCTCGAGTGACCTGAAACTTACTGAACCTGACGGTGTATTTGCAAATGCATCGGTCTTGTTCACAAGTCAAAATGAAAGCGGATCTGTGAAAATGACTTGTATTGGGAATCTGTTCCTGACAATTATAACAGGCGGCCAGGTCGACTCAGAACAGATTGGCAGTATTTTACGTAATCGTTGTATTTAA